From Geitlerinema sp. PCC 9228, one genomic window encodes:
- the ruvA gene encoding Holliday junction branch migration protein RuvA translates to MIGSVRGYVTHISKSQQRVMVLLDVGGVGYEVQVPSHLVEELPSENTEVQVFTHLQVSDDRLILYGFGSLSERELFRQLVKVNGIGAQLAIALLDTLGFSQLLQAIVTENTRLLVQTPGVGKKTAERIALELKSKLAQWREESGVSISPTAGLSAQLQEEVEMTLLALGYTANEVMDAFQNLSQNKEVADSSDVEDWIRAAIAYLS, encoded by the coding sequence ATGATTGGTTCGGTTCGGGGATATGTAACCCACATTAGCAAAAGCCAGCAGCGGGTGATGGTGTTGTTGGATGTAGGTGGGGTAGGATATGAAGTGCAAGTTCCTTCCCATTTGGTGGAGGAACTGCCATCGGAAAATACAGAGGTACAGGTTTTTACCCATTTACAGGTTAGCGACGATCGCTTGATTTTGTATGGGTTTGGTTCCCTTTCGGAGAGGGAATTGTTTCGCCAGTTGGTGAAGGTGAATGGGATTGGCGCGCAATTAGCGATCGCGTTGTTGGATACGTTGGGATTTTCCCAATTATTGCAAGCTATTGTAACCGAAAATACGCGCTTGTTGGTACAAACGCCAGGGGTGGGCAAGAAAACTGCCGAACGCATTGCCTTAGAATTAAAAAGTAAGTTGGCGCAGTGGCGAGAAGAGTCGGGGGTTAGCATTTCTCCCACGGCGGGATTGTCGGCGCAGTTGCAGGAAGAGGTGGAAATGACCTTGCTGGCTTTGGGATATACTGCCAACGAGGTGATGGATGCTTTTCAAAATTTGAGCCAAAATAAAGAAGTAGCAGATAGTAGCGATGTGGAAGATTGGATTCGGGCTGCGATCGCCTATTTAAGCTGA
- the rpsO gene encoding 30S ribosomal protein S15 → MTLTKERKQEIISEFQVHETDTGSSDLQVAVLTARIERLSQHMQQHKKDYASRRGLMKLIGQRKRLLKYIRRQDPQHYQQLIQRLGIRG, encoded by the coding sequence ATGACCCTAACCAAAGAGCGCAAACAAGAGATTATCTCTGAATTCCAAGTACACGAAACCGACACCGGTTCTTCCGACTTGCAAGTCGCGGTTTTGACGGCGAGAATCGAACGTCTCAGCCAACACATGCAACAACATAAAAAAGACTACGCTTCCCGCAGAGGATTGATGAAACTAATCGGTCAGCGCAAGCGTTTGTTGAAATACATTCGTCGCCAAGACCCCCAACACTACCAACAACTCATCCAACGCTTGGGAATCCGCGGTTAA
- a CDS encoding PAM68 family protein → MASEPKRNSIPFEPRQRSKKNKKSQPASDGQPSTSKPSQKDNSTNSPPKEETASSQPTHTNRKADRAIPQVVSRRMIRRMGVFSGVPMVVGMLVLISSYFITTQVVELPHSAVILVSMAFLGMSVVGLSYGVISASWDEQMAGSLLGWQEFTTNFRRLRQAWRSHSQNSTQND, encoded by the coding sequence ATGGCTTCCGAACCCAAACGCAACTCCATCCCCTTTGAACCCAGGCAGCGTTCCAAAAAAAATAAGAAAAGCCAACCGGCTAGCGATGGCCAACCCAGCACCAGCAAGCCATCCCAAAAGGATAATAGCACGAACAGCCCCCCAAAAGAGGAAACTGCCAGTTCCCAACCCACCCATACCAATCGCAAAGCCGACCGCGCCATTCCCCAAGTGGTCAGCCGGCGGATGATTCGGCGGATGGGGGTTTTCTCTGGCGTTCCCATGGTGGTTGGTATGCTGGTCCTCATCTCCAGCTACTTCATCACCACCCAGGTGGTAGAATTGCCCCACAGTGCTGTCATTTTGGTTAGCATGGCGTTTCTGGGGATGAGCGTTGTGGGTCTTTCCTACGGCGTCATTTCAGCTTCCTGGGACGAACAAATGGCGGGAAGCTTGCTGGGATGGCAGGAATTTACCACCAATTTCCGGCGACTGCGGCAAGCCTGGCGTTCGCATTCCCAAAATTCCACCCAAAACGATTAG
- the aroF gene encoding 3-deoxy-7-phosphoheptulonate synthase: MIVVTRVGTPEAEINRISEEFRSWGLTPEKIVGRYKVVIGLVGDTADLNPERMEEISPWIESVVRVEQPFKRASREFRHGEASEVWVNTPNGKVPFGENHPIVTVAGPCSVEDETSIVQTALRVKAAGAKFLRGGAYKPRTSPYSFQGHGESALDLLAEARRASGLGIITEVMDSEDIEKVAQVADVLQVGARNMQNFSLLKKIGAQSKPILLKRGMSATIEEWLMAAEYILSAGNNQIILCERGIRTFDRKYTRNMLDLAAVPVLRSLTHLPIMVDPSHGTGWSSYVPAMSKAAVAAGTDALMVEVHPNPSKALSDGPQSLTLEGFEQLMQELAVLGKTFNRWEEETPVTA, encoded by the coding sequence ATGATTGTGGTTACCAGAGTCGGAACGCCAGAAGCAGAAATCAATCGCATTAGCGAAGAATTCCGCAGCTGGGGATTGACTCCAGAAAAAATCGTCGGGCGGTATAAAGTGGTAATTGGGTTGGTAGGCGATACCGCCGATTTAAACCCGGAACGCATGGAAGAAATTAGTCCGTGGATTGAAAGTGTGGTGCGGGTGGAACAACCTTTCAAACGCGCCAGCCGCGAGTTTCGCCACGGAGAAGCCAGCGAGGTCTGGGTGAATACGCCGAATGGCAAGGTTCCTTTTGGCGAAAACCATCCCATTGTAACCGTAGCCGGACCTTGTTCGGTGGAAGATGAAACGTCCATCGTGCAAACGGCGTTGCGGGTGAAAGCGGCAGGAGCGAAATTTTTACGCGGCGGGGCCTACAAACCCCGCACTTCTCCCTATTCGTTTCAAGGTCACGGAGAAAGTGCGTTGGACCTGCTGGCAGAAGCGAGAAGAGCCAGCGGTTTGGGAATTATTACCGAAGTCATGGACTCGGAAGATATTGAGAAGGTAGCACAAGTGGCTGATGTCTTGCAGGTGGGAGCGCGCAACATGCAAAATTTCTCCCTCCTGAAGAAAATTGGCGCTCAATCGAAACCAATTCTGCTCAAGCGCGGCATGTCGGCTACCATTGAAGAATGGTTGATGGCGGCTGAGTATATTTTATCGGCTGGCAACAACCAAATTATTTTATGCGAGCGCGGGATTCGTACCTTCGATCGCAAGTATACACGCAATATGTTGGATTTGGCAGCGGTTCCCGTGTTGCGCAGTTTAACCCACTTACCCATTATGGTAGACCCCAGCCACGGTACGGGATGGTCTTCCTACGTTCCAGCTATGAGCAAAGCTGCAGTAGCCGCAGGAACCGATGCGTTGATGGTGGAAGTGCATCCCAACCCGTCGAAGGCACTTTCCGACGGACCGCAATCGCTGACTCTGGAAGGCTTTGAGCAACTGATGCAGGAACTGGCGGTTTTGGGAAAAACCTTCAATCGCTGGGAAGAGGAAACGCCGGTAACGGCCTAG